The following coding sequences lie in one Leptospira inadai serovar Lyme str. 10 genomic window:
- a CDS encoding response regulator, translating to MGTAKILIVEDEGLVAQDIKHRILRMGYPAPFIVYTGEEAVKKAENTELDLILMDIILSNGFIDGVQAAEQIHKFSDVPIIYLTASSDAQTLTRAKATGPDGYILKPFQSRELQIAIELTLYRHKIEKGFLEEDRIMSATLYNLQEGIVAINRSGNICFINGAAQKLTGWGESEASGRPLKEVVRILASSPSKDSDIETLLKAESDLDIPSHGFIISKDKVMTEVLTVNKFVVVEEELDLAYILIIRDFTKSLSDNSWK from the coding sequence TTGGGAACCGCAAAAATACTCATTGTTGAAGACGAAGGACTCGTCGCACAGGATATTAAGCATAGAATTTTAAGAATGGGTTATCCGGCTCCGTTCATCGTCTATACGGGAGAGGAGGCGGTGAAAAAGGCGGAAAATACAGAGTTGGATTTGATTCTTATGGATATAATTCTTTCCAACGGATTTATCGATGGGGTCCAGGCGGCAGAACAAATTCATAAATTTTCAGACGTACCTATCATTTACTTAACCGCCTCTTCGGACGCGCAAACATTAACCAGGGCTAAGGCTACCGGACCTGACGGTTATATTTTAAAGCCTTTTCAAAGTAGGGAATTGCAAATTGCGATAGAGCTAACCTTATATAGGCATAAGATTGAAAAGGGATTTTTAGAAGAGGATCGCATCATGTCGGCTACACTCTATAATCTACAGGAGGGTATCGTTGCCATCAATCGTTCCGGAAATATTTGCTTTATAAACGGAGCCGCTCAAAAGTTGACCGGCTGGGGGGAATCGGAGGCCTCAGGACGTCCCCTCAAAGAAGTCGTCAGAATATTGGCTTCTTCTCCTTCTAAGGATTCGGATATAGAGACCTTATTAAAAGCGGAATCCGATTTAGACATTCCCTCCCACGGTTTCATAATTTCGAAGGACAAAGTTATGACGGAAGTGTTGACGGTAAATAAATTCGTTGTAGTGGAAGAGGAATTAGATCTTGCCTATATACTTATCATCAGAGACTTTACAAAGTCTCTCTCCGATAACTCATGGAAATGA